In Hallerella succinigenes, the following are encoded in one genomic region:
- a CDS encoding GH36-type glycosyl hydrolase domain-containing protein, with product MTATKKKPAVKAKASKKYGYFDDANKEYVLTTPATPIKWCNYVGTLDFGGIVDTTGGTLVCKGDPALNRITKYIAQMPNADFKASTVYIRVKDGKSYKFFSPFYVPTLQKLDKWECHIGLSYSRWIAEAFGLRVQVTIFVPTKSNTLLQDIQITNIAGGAKEVDVIPVYEFSHFEAEKQLTNADWVPQTMTLKAHPEKDGHLVLEQYAYMKRDYAVNYVTADCKISSFDGDRRVFLGCNEMGSWQHPLSLDNKELSNSECDRGDNIAALMIHAGKIGAKKTFRTCTQLGQEQSLKVANKAIKKYRDLKNVDKAFAELAAFWDKYLETIQVKTPDASFNTMVNVHNPRQCHTTKNWSRYLSLYQLGYGTSRGIGYRDSTQDLMGVMSHMPEEALVLTKNLISVQRPEGNAMHQYAPLALEEDTGSEANEGDSREKANAVDAQGNHLYADWYGDDHLWIVLTVASYLKETGKMELLDEEIPFYEKGKKRAEREKGTILEHLKRALKFTREHLGKHNLPLLGFADWNDCMNLPLGAESTFNTALYAKALLEMMDIEEHLGDTKAVEMYKGWYEDVKKAFNESAWDGKWWVRWFDKDGNAYGTNKAKYGKIYCNGQSWPVISGIATGAHAEQGMDSLNKLLNTKYGVKSSTPGYRGFEPSVGGISTYPPGAKENGGIFLHTNPWVMIAETILGRGDNAYNYYCQINPAAKNDILDVFESEPYCYPQNILGDEHKQFGMGRNAWLSGTSTWTYQAATQYILGIRASYNGLVVDPCIPTKWNGFDAVRKFRGATYEISVKNPKHVSKGVAQMIVDGQEIDSNVAPIFTKGTHKVEVILG from the coding sequence ATGACAGCAACGAAAAAGAAGCCGGCTGTGAAGGCAAAAGCCTCCAAAAAGTACGGCTATTTCGATGACGCTAATAAAGAATACGTGCTCACCACCCCGGCAACCCCGATTAAGTGGTGCAACTACGTTGGTACGCTTGATTTCGGCGGTATCGTCGATACGACTGGCGGAACCCTCGTCTGTAAGGGTGACCCGGCTTTGAATCGTATCACGAAGTACATTGCCCAGATGCCGAATGCCGACTTCAAGGCAAGCACTGTTTATATCCGCGTCAAGGACGGCAAGAGCTACAAGTTCTTCTCCCCGTTCTACGTTCCGACTCTCCAGAAGCTCGACAAGTGGGAATGCCACATCGGTCTTTCTTATAGTCGTTGGATCGCTGAAGCATTTGGTCTCCGCGTCCAGGTGACGATTTTCGTTCCGACCAAGTCCAATACTCTCCTCCAGGATATCCAGATTACAAATATCGCGGGCGGCGCTAAGGAAGTGGACGTGATCCCGGTTTATGAATTCAGCCACTTTGAAGCTGAAAAGCAGCTCACGAATGCTGACTGGGTTCCGCAGACCATGACCCTCAAGGCTCATCCGGAAAAGGATGGTCACCTCGTTCTCGAACAGTACGCTTACATGAAGCGCGACTACGCCGTGAACTATGTGACGGCAGACTGCAAGATTTCTAGCTTCGATGGAGACCGTCGCGTTTTCCTCGGTTGCAACGAAATGGGTTCTTGGCAGCACCCGCTTTCCTTGGATAACAAGGAACTCTCCAATAGCGAATGCGACCGTGGCGACAATATCGCCGCTCTCATGATCCACGCCGGCAAGATCGGTGCGAAGAAGACCTTCCGCACCTGCACCCAGCTCGGTCAGGAACAGAGCCTCAAGGTGGCTAACAAGGCTATCAAGAAGTATCGCGATTTGAAGAACGTCGACAAGGCTTTCGCCGAACTCGCCGCATTCTGGGACAAGTATCTCGAAACCATCCAGGTCAAGACTCCGGACGCTTCCTTCAACACGATGGTCAACGTGCACAACCCGCGTCAGTGCCACACCACCAAGAACTGGAGCCGCTACCTGTCGCTCTATCAGCTCGGTTATGGTACAAGCCGCGGTATCGGCTACCGTGACTCCACGCAGGACTTGATGGGCGTGATGAGCCACATGCCGGAAGAAGCTCTTGTCCTCACCAAGAATTTGATTTCCGTGCAGCGTCCGGAAGGTAACGCTATGCATCAGTACGCCCCGCTCGCTCTCGAAGAAGACACCGGTAGCGAAGCAAATGAAGGCGACTCTCGCGAAAAGGCAAATGCCGTCGACGCACAGGGCAATCACCTTTATGCAGACTGGTACGGCGATGACCATCTTTGGATCGTTCTTACGGTGGCTAGCTACCTCAAGGAAACCGGTAAGATGGAACTTCTCGACGAAGAAATTCCGTTCTACGAAAAGGGCAAGAAGCGTGCAGAACGTGAAAAGGGCACAATCCTTGAACACTTGAAGCGCGCTCTCAAGTTCACCCGAGAACACTTGGGTAAGCACAACCTTCCGCTCCTTGGATTCGCGGACTGGAACGACTGCATGAACCTCCCGCTCGGTGCAGAATCTACCTTCAACACGGCCCTCTATGCGAAGGCTTTGCTTGAAATGATGGACATCGAAGAACATCTCGGCGATACCAAGGCTGTTGAAATGTACAAGGGCTGGTACGAAGATGTGAAGAAGGCTTTCAACGAAAGCGCTTGGGACGGCAAGTGGTGGGTCCGCTGGTTCGACAAGGACGGCAACGCTTACGGTACGAACAAGGCCAAGTACGGCAAGATCTACTGCAACGGTCAGTCTTGGCCGGTGATCAGTGGCATTGCGACTGGCGCACATGCTGAACAGGGCATGGACAGCCTGAACAAGCTTCTCAATACCAAGTACGGTGTGAAGAGCTCCACTCCGGGCTACCGTGGTTTCGAACCGTCTGTCGGCGGTATCTCTACCTATCCTCCAGGAGCTAAGGAAAACGGCGGTATCTTCCTCCACACGAACCCGTGGGTGATGATTGCCGAAACGATTCTCGGTCGTGGCGATAACGCTTACAATTACTACTGCCAGATCAACCCGGCTGCGAAGAACGATATCCTCGATGTCTTCGAATCCGAACCGTACTGCTATCCGCAGAACATTCTCGGTGACGAACACAAGCAGTTCGGTATGGGCCGTAATGCATGGCTCTCCGGAACCTCTACCTGGACTTACCAGGCTGCAACGCAGTACATTCTCGGTATCCGTGCAAGCTACAACGGTCTCGTTGTGGATCCGTGCATTCCGACGAAGTGGAATGGCTTTGACGCTGTCCGTAAGTTCCGCGGTGCAACGTACGAAATCTCCGTGAAGAACCCGAAGCACGTTTCTAAGGGCGTGGCTCAGATGATCGTCGACGGTCAGGAAATCGATTCCAACGTCGCTCCGATTTTCACTAAGGGTACTCATAAGGTCGAAGTCATCCTCGGCTAA
- a CDS encoding PadR family transcriptional regulator, translating to MNRYDLVLLGLIKEQERSGYDIMTEIKNRELDRWAKISTSTIYNRLTRLEKNGSIEGHAERDGNRPERTVYRILDKGSELLKKEVLRHLTGFNDDPRTLGYAFLYAVDPIDTIRVLEVHEKKLLEEISRLQKMIDEEPRPTLYPEGPFLNCMSRDHIMVELKYTRAAISILRDPQKSKKLGGYFYINFGSRDFNKNN from the coding sequence ATGAATCGTTACGACCTTGTCTTGCTCGGCCTGATTAAAGAACAGGAACGCAGTGGCTACGATATTATGACGGAAATCAAGAACCGCGAACTCGATCGCTGGGCTAAAATCAGTACGTCCACGATTTACAATCGTTTGACGCGTCTTGAAAAGAACGGCTCGATCGAAGGCCATGCGGAACGTGACGGCAACCGTCCGGAACGCACCGTCTACCGTATTCTTGACAAAGGCTCGGAACTCTTAAAGAAAGAAGTTTTGCGTCACCTGACCGGATTCAACGATGATCCGCGTACGCTGGGTTACGCGTTCCTTTACGCGGTCGATCCGATTGACACGATCCGCGTTCTCGAAGTTCACGAAAAGAAGCTTTTGGAAGAAATCTCTCGTCTGCAGAAGATGATAGACGAAGAACCGCGTCCGACCCTTTACCCGGAAGGACCGTTCCTCAACTGCATGAGCCGCGACCACATCATGGTAGAACTCAAGTACACCCGTGCTGCAATCTCGATTCTGCGCGACCCGCAAAAGAGCAAGAAGCTCGGCGGATACTTCTACATCAATTTCGGTTCTCGTGATTTCAACAAGAACAACTGA
- a CDS encoding C25 family cysteine peptidase, with translation MRLTALFIALFASLLWSFETVEDSKSRFVFHDYIAETTPVACEEGDFHLLPENAFYKEGSGMPYRSYRVAIPANVKPSVSVKDSIRVPFGKTWCNADSLKNGSVEVSSPKLRDGVWVVDIWVPLLQVAGSSVSIRKNFKVSVSFAGTPQNKHPGKRLLTQVLNPKGAASFATSTNTARVLRKAASSDLANMTWLARILVGDKDNGTTAEDGLYAVTYKQFYNACKEMARASDCEGIPVKKLRMYGAPQDTMTDVIWSSAETVPNRLFEIPLDIRDKDGTFNEGDTIFFVGYGTSMWKRFDLEDSTASSKMQYYYSSSPYSFYQYFQLGYTSSGTGSRVSTLSSPTSGSDVDVLRYLRVEKDALLRDTYFGYNGSWEEASGKEWFWIWNAPTETVQISSSTFANSRTSSLPHLNPSGTKLVTVSYVPHSFTMSIMPKFTFTVNGKDYSEYARLPMGNFVIEDVALKSSGNSYSMTLLPNGSVYDRFDGFSVAYSWNPALENDSAEWILPGKRNGRIRIPLSTSSNVQVMKFQDFEPVGILQVKNGYFYDSLSAGVDTRYLVYSTKNFRSPAKIEGVPAHISGTLSDISRISSKTEYVIIAPEAFQIPAVELAKFRSEGKAFRSYNTTVVLVEDIYRAYSGGSMDPVAIRNYLAYARSVCPNLTYAVLAGNGNFDYRGMHSGFKTNWMPPFEKEDAVVEDFFAALDSGERVLRGAYDLDLYIGRLPLSNVADFNAYNEKIQEHEQTSSADNSLWRNSIVVTADDAWTGSMVDGIDHTSPAEDLSRTLLNASTEEGYHLDIHKIYLLNYNSDAAGQKPEAASDLISRINQGSLFTIYFGHGSISDWAFEGLMKPSYISSLANESRYTILGSFSCTVGRFDMGNETSLSETFIQASKRGAIASIGATRETYGSYNRVFAKSVMTNAFFPTGGTLGRAYALAKGLTIQTSIKPESQRYNNARYALFGEPVVPMPNAQLKIKLDQQVDTIRALDSMTLSGTVSGISDGKIHFSILEQSYEKMLSQSPSDRDSVSVLYDGSMIFSEDAEVKDGKFSLNFITPRKISFGDTAAEIRIWANSNSTSSIGHALVSDIVISGTSAYADSIIANDTTAPSISIQSCLSPASGTSFAEGEMVTIASPACLQVTIEDSTAIDFREEADEGILFEVIGETVSTSPFHPWPYSEQSSKKAVARMTFAESKYPPGLYTFRVSAMDIVGNESSRYLRLNITDGLSEGLANVFTAPNPMKKKGTTFYFKDLAVGRSADVTIFIYNQNGRLVQRIAHAVSGVTTWDGRDFYGRKLANGLYHYIVVSKVPATDGAAAKMFRKKQKLVISR, from the coding sequence GTGCGTTTGACCGCTCTCTTCATCGCTTTATTTGCGTCGCTTCTGTGGTCGTTTGAAACCGTAGAAGATTCCAAGTCGCGTTTTGTCTTTCACGATTACATTGCGGAAACGACGCCGGTTGCCTGCGAAGAGGGCGATTTCCATTTGCTGCCCGAGAACGCCTTTTACAAGGAAGGTTCCGGAATGCCTTACCGTAGCTATCGTGTGGCGATTCCTGCGAACGTCAAGCCTTCGGTTTCGGTGAAGGACTCGATCCGCGTTCCATTTGGAAAGACTTGGTGCAACGCGGATTCATTAAAGAATGGAAGCGTGGAAGTTTCTAGCCCGAAACTCCGCGATGGAGTCTGGGTAGTGGACATTTGGGTGCCACTGCTCCAGGTTGCGGGCTCTTCTGTTTCGATCCGCAAAAATTTTAAGGTAAGCGTTTCTTTTGCGGGAACACCGCAGAATAAACATCCGGGCAAACGTCTGCTCACCCAGGTTTTGAATCCGAAGGGAGCCGCTTCCTTTGCTACTTCGACAAATACGGCCCGCGTTCTTCGCAAGGCGGCGTCTTCCGATCTTGCGAACATGACATGGCTTGCCCGAATTCTCGTTGGCGATAAGGATAATGGCACGACGGCAGAAGACGGACTTTATGCGGTTACCTACAAACAGTTCTACAACGCATGTAAGGAAATGGCTCGTGCTTCGGACTGCGAAGGAATTCCCGTGAAAAAGCTTCGCATGTATGGCGCTCCTCAGGATACAATGACCGATGTCATCTGGAGCTCGGCGGAAACCGTTCCGAACCGTCTCTTCGAAATTCCGCTGGATATTCGTGACAAGGATGGAACCTTTAACGAAGGCGATACGATTTTCTTCGTCGGCTACGGAACTTCCATGTGGAAGCGCTTTGATTTGGAAGATTCGACGGCGTCTTCGAAGATGCAGTATTACTACTCCTCTTCGCCGTACAGCTTCTATCAGTATTTCCAGCTCGGTTATACGTCGAGCGGTACAGGGTCTCGCGTTTCAACGCTCTCGTCGCCGACTTCTGGCTCGGATGTGGATGTTTTGCGTTATCTACGCGTTGAAAAGGACGCTCTTTTGCGCGACACCTATTTTGGCTACAACGGTTCTTGGGAAGAGGCTTCGGGCAAGGAATGGTTCTGGATTTGGAATGCGCCGACAGAAACAGTTCAAATCTCTTCTTCAACTTTTGCAAATTCTAGAACTTCGAGCCTTCCGCATTTGAACCCAAGCGGCACTAAGCTCGTGACGGTCTCCTATGTTCCGCATAGCTTTACGATGTCCATCATGCCTAAATTCACTTTTACGGTAAATGGGAAGGATTATTCGGAATATGCAAGACTCCCGATGGGGAACTTTGTAATTGAAGATGTCGCTCTGAAGTCCTCGGGGAATTCTTACTCGATGACCCTTTTGCCGAACGGTTCTGTCTATGATCGTTTCGACGGCTTTTCTGTTGCGTATTCCTGGAACCCTGCATTAGAAAATGATTCTGCTGAATGGATTTTACCGGGAAAGCGAAACGGACGCATTCGCATTCCGCTTTCGACGTCTTCGAATGTGCAAGTGATGAAGTTCCAGGACTTTGAACCGGTTGGAATTTTGCAAGTGAAGAACGGCTACTTCTATGACAGCCTTTCTGCGGGTGTCGATACACGTTACCTGGTGTACAGCACAAAGAATTTCCGTTCTCCGGCAAAGATCGAAGGCGTGCCAGCTCATATTTCGGGAACGCTCAGCGACATTTCTCGCATTTCTTCGAAGACCGAATACGTAATTATTGCCCCGGAAGCGTTCCAGATTCCGGCGGTGGAACTTGCAAAATTCCGTTCGGAAGGAAAGGCTTTCCGAAGCTACAACACGACCGTGGTTCTCGTGGAAGACATTTACCGCGCTTATTCAGGTGGTTCCATGGATCCGGTGGCCATTCGTAATTATTTGGCTTACGCACGAAGTGTTTGCCCAAATTTGACCTATGCAGTTCTTGCCGGCAACGGAAACTTTGACTACCGAGGAATGCATTCCGGATTTAAGACGAACTGGATGCCGCCTTTTGAGAAGGAAGATGCGGTTGTCGAAGACTTCTTTGCTGCGCTGGATTCGGGCGAAAGAGTTTTGCGCGGAGCTTATGATTTAGACCTTTACATTGGACGTCTTCCGCTTTCGAACGTAGCGGATTTCAACGCTTATAATGAAAAGATCCAAGAGCATGAACAAACCTCTTCTGCTGACAATTCTTTATGGCGCAACTCGATTGTCGTGACGGCAGACGATGCCTGGACGGGTTCTATGGTGGACGGCATTGATCATACGTCACCGGCGGAAGATCTTTCCCGCACCCTTTTGAATGCTTCGACAGAAGAAGGTTATCATCTCGACATTCACAAGATTTATCTGTTGAATTACAATTCGGATGCTGCAGGCCAAAAGCCGGAAGCGGCAAGCGATTTAATCAGTCGCATCAATCAGGGTTCGCTTTTTACCATTTATTTTGGACACGGTTCGATTTCGGACTGGGCTTTTGAAGGATTAATGAAACCATCGTATATTTCAAGCCTGGCTAATGAATCCCGTTATACGATTCTCGGATCTTTCTCCTGTACGGTTGGTCGCTTTGACATGGGTAATGAAACCTCGCTTTCCGAAACCTTTATCCAGGCTTCCAAACGCGGAGCAATCGCATCGATTGGCGCGACCCGTGAAACTTACGGTAGCTATAACCGTGTCTTTGCCAAGTCTGTCATGACAAATGCCTTTTTCCCGACGGGTGGAACTTTAGGCAGGGCCTATGCGCTTGCCAAGGGTTTGACTATCCAGACTTCCATAAAGCCGGAAAGCCAGCGTTACAATAATGCCCGTTACGCCCTTTTTGGCGAACCGGTCGTGCCGATGCCGAATGCTCAACTGAAGATCAAACTCGATCAGCAGGTGGATACGATTCGCGCTTTGGACAGCATGACTCTTTCTGGAACCGTTTCCGGAATTTCGGATGGAAAAATCCACTTTTCCATTTTGGAGCAGAGCTACGAAAAGATGTTGAGTCAGTCGCCTTCGGATCGTGATTCGGTTTCTGTACTTTACGACGGTTCCATGATTTTTAGCGAAGATGCCGAAGTCAAGGATGGAAAATTTTCACTCAACTTTATCACTCCACGCAAGATTTCTTTTGGCGATACGGCGGCGGAAATTCGCATTTGGGCAAATTCGAATTCTACATCGAGCATTGGACACGCTCTGGTTTCGGATATTGTGATTTCGGGAACTTCCGCTTATGCAGATTCTATTATTGCAAATGATACGACCGCTCCTTCGATTTCCATTCAGAGCTGTCTCTCTCCGGCTTCGGGAACTTCTTTTGCTGAAGGCGAAATGGTGACGATCGCTTCTCCGGCCTGTTTGCAGGTGACGATCGAAGATTCGACCGCGATTGACTTCCGTGAAGAAGCGGACGAGGGCATTTTGTTTGAAGTCATCGGCGAAACCGTTTCGACATCGCCGTTTCATCCGTGGCCGTATTCGGAACAGTCGAGCAAAAAGGCTGTGGCCCGCATGACCTTTGCCGAAAGCAAGTATCCGCCGGGACTTTACACGTTCCGTGTTTCTGCGATGGACATCGTCGGCAATGAAAGCTCTCGTTATTTGAGACTGAATATTACCGATGGACTTTCGGAAGGCCTTGCTAACGTCTTTACGGCTCCGAACCCGATGAAAAAGAAGGGAACGACCTTCTACTTCAAGGATCTCGCCGTGGGGCGTTCCGCCGATGTCACGATTTTCATTTACAATCAGAACGGTCGTTTGGTTCAGCGCATTGCCCACGCGGTTTCGGGCGTTACCACTTGGGACGGTCGAGACTTCTACGGACGTAAGCTTGCCAACGGTCTTTACCATTATATCGTCGTATCCAAGGTCCCTGCTACAGACGGGGCTGCGGCAAAGATGTTCCGCAAAAAACAGAAGCTTGTCATTTCGAGGTAA
- a CDS encoding TldD/PmbA family protein — translation MNQDIAESILEAGKSYGADYVEIFEEETRSSTLALKDQKIETASAGTEFGIGVRLLYGTEVLYAYTSDESKDALLNMVKTLAFGRNGSSSGLVKYVPTPCKFGVNYPNFMDPRVLGNGYKLDFLHAADDSARKVSNRICQVVASITDSCSHVNIISSGGVNVSDYRCHTRLGINVTAGTGSEKIVSREAPGALAGYEALEKFNAPELAKMAAERSLRMLDAGHISGGIMPVVMGPGFGGVIFHEAVGHPLETEAIRHKASPFCGKLGQVVAQPCLTAIDDGTIPGSWGSVAVDDEGMKTERTVLIENGVLKNYMSDMVGAMEVGCARTGSARRESYKYAPVSRMRNSFIAPGKDSFDDMIHSVEHGLYAAKMAGGSVNPATGEFNFAVEEGYEIDHGKIGRPVRGATLIGKGDQVLRGISMVGSDLSIAAGVCGASSGSVPVTVGQPTIKVDSILVGGR, via the coding sequence ATGAATCAGGACATCGCAGAATCCATTCTCGAAGCCGGCAAAAGTTATGGCGCAGATTACGTGGAAATCTTTGAGGAAGAAACGCGTTCTTCAACGCTTGCTCTCAAGGATCAGAAAATCGAAACCGCTTCGGCTGGTACGGAGTTTGGAATCGGCGTGCGCCTGTTGTACGGTACGGAAGTGCTGTACGCTTACACGAGCGATGAAAGCAAAGACGCGCTTTTGAATATGGTGAAGACCTTGGCTTTTGGACGTAACGGTTCCAGCTCGGGTCTTGTGAAGTACGTTCCGACACCTTGCAAGTTCGGTGTAAATTATCCGAATTTTATGGATCCGCGTGTTCTCGGCAACGGTTACAAGTTGGATTTTTTGCATGCGGCGGACGATAGTGCACGAAAGGTTTCCAATCGCATTTGCCAGGTCGTGGCAAGCATTACCGATTCATGTTCCCATGTGAACATCATCAGTTCGGGTGGCGTCAATGTGAGCGATTACCGTTGCCATACGCGCTTAGGCATTAACGTGACAGCAGGCACGGGTTCTGAAAAGATCGTTTCGCGCGAAGCGCCGGGTGCGCTTGCGGGTTATGAAGCGCTTGAAAAATTCAATGCGCCGGAACTTGCGAAGATGGCTGCGGAACGTTCGCTTCGCATGCTGGATGCCGGGCACATTTCGGGCGGTATCATGCCGGTCGTGATGGGGCCGGGCTTTGGCGGCGTGATCTTCCATGAAGCTGTGGGACATCCGCTTGAAACCGAAGCTATCCGTCACAAGGCAAGCCCGTTCTGTGGAAAGCTTGGACAGGTCGTGGCTCAGCCGTGCTTGACTGCAATCGATGACGGCACAATTCCCGGATCGTGGGGAAGTGTAGCTGTGGACGACGAAGGCATGAAGACGGAACGTACCGTTCTGATTGAAAACGGTGTCTTAAAAAATTATATGTCCGATATGGTCGGGGCTATGGAAGTGGGCTGCGCTCGTACAGGAAGTGCGCGTCGTGAGTCTTACAAGTACGCTCCGGTGAGCCGTATGCGAAATTCCTTTATCGCTCCGGGCAAGGATTCTTTTGATGACATGATCCACAGCGTGGAACATGGACTTTACGCCGCTAAAATGGCAGGCGGTTCTGTGAATCCGGCGACGGGTGAATTTAATTTTGCTGTCGAAGAAGGTTATGAAATTGACCATGGTAAAATCGGACGTCCGGTGCGCGGAGCAACGCTCATTGGAAAGGGCGATCAGGTTTTGCGTGGCATTTCCATGGTGGGAAGCGATCTTTCGATTGCGGCGGGAGTCTGTGGTGCATCTTCGGGTTCAGTCCCGGTGACCGTGGGGCAGCCGACGATCAAGGTCGATTCTATTCTTGTCGGAGGAAGATAA
- the hisF gene encoding imidazole glycerol phosphate synthase subunit HisF, with amino-acid sequence MLTKRLIICLDVRNRKVTKGVKFKGNIDVGDPVELGAKYSAEGVDELVFYDITASAENRPCDLEMVKDIAKNVFIPFSVGGGIRSLDDMHQVLLAGAEKVSVNSLAVLHPEIIEQGAKAFGNQCVVLGMDAKRVGVSEKIPSGYEIYIKGGRAASGLDAVEWAKKAESLGAGEICLNAMDTDGVRDGYELEITDKVAKAVGIPVIASGGAGKPCHIADLFAKTSADAALVASMVHFGDYTVAQIKDEMSKANIPVRKIV; translated from the coding sequence ATGCTGACCAAACGATTGATCATTTGCTTGGATGTCCGCAACCGCAAGGTGACAAAGGGCGTCAAGTTCAAGGGCAATATCGATGTGGGCGATCCCGTGGAACTCGGTGCGAAGTACAGTGCCGAAGGCGTGGACGAACTCGTTTTTTATGACATCACGGCCAGTGCGGAAAATCGTCCGTGTGATCTTGAAATGGTGAAGGACATTGCAAAGAATGTCTTTATCCCGTTCTCGGTCGGCGGTGGAATCCGTTCGTTGGACGACATGCATCAGGTGCTTCTCGCGGGTGCGGAAAAGGTGAGCGTGAATAGCCTTGCCGTTTTGCATCCTGAAATCATTGAACAGGGCGCCAAGGCTTTTGGTAACCAGTGCGTGGTGCTCGGCATGGACGCGAAGCGTGTGGGCGTTTCGGAAAAGATTCCTTCCGGCTACGAGATCTACATCAAGGGCGGTCGTGCAGCGTCGGGTCTTGATGCAGTCGAATGGGCGAAGAAGGCGGAATCCCTAGGCGCTGGCGAAATCTGTTTGAACGCGATGGATACCGATGGTGTCCGTGATGGTTACGAATTGGAAATTACAGATAAAGTTGCAAAGGCTGTGGGCATTCCGGTGATCGCTTCGGGTGGTGCAGGAAAGCCTTGCCACATTGCGGATCTTTTTGCGAAGACTTCCGCCGATGCCGCTCTTGTCGCAAGCATGGTACATTTCGGAGATTATACCGTAGCTCAGATCAAGGATGAGATGAGCAAGGCAAATATCCCGGTAAGGAAAATTGTGTAA
- the hisH gene encoding imidazole glycerol phosphate synthase subunit HisH, which translates to MERFIVVDYNAGNLTSVLNAFEHIGANVKASRDPSEIAEADRLVFPGVGAARSAMETLEKTGIGKAIVEVVNRKRPVLGICIGCQIILNSSEENGGVDTLGLIDGKAVRFQNEAGIKIPHMGWNQVELLKLHPLFEGIPNNSDFYFVHSFHPAKIREENALSKTTYGSQTFTSAVCKENLVATQFHLEKSGDVGLRVLKNFSTWSGK; encoded by the coding sequence ATGGAACGCTTTATCGTCGTAGATTATAACGCAGGCAACCTGACTTCGGTGCTGAATGCTTTTGAGCATATCGGTGCGAATGTGAAGGCTTCCCGCGATCCTTCTGAAATCGCTGAAGCAGACCGCCTTGTTTTTCCGGGTGTGGGCGCTGCTCGTTCGGCGATGGAAACTTTGGAAAAAACGGGCATTGGAAAGGCGATTGTCGAAGTCGTGAACAGAAAACGTCCCGTCCTCGGCATTTGCATCGGCTGCCAGATTATTCTGAATTCGAGTGAAGAAAATGGCGGCGTAGATACGCTCGGTTTGATCGATGGTAAGGCAGTTCGTTTTCAGAATGAAGCTGGCATCAAGATTCCGCACATGGGCTGGAACCAGGTGGAACTCTTGAAGTTGCATCCTTTGTTTGAAGGAATTCCGAACAACAGTGATTTTTACTTTGTTCATTCCTTCCATCCGGCGAAAATTCGCGAAGAAAACGCTCTCTCAAAAACGACTTACGGTTCGCAGACCTTCACTTCGGCTGTCTGCAAGGAAAACCTGGTCGCTACGCAGTTCCATTTGGAAAAGAGCGGTGACGTGGGACTTCGCGTTTTAAAAAACTTTAGCACCTGGAGCGGAAAATAA